Proteins from a single region of Chromobacterium sp. ATCC 53434:
- a CDS encoding HAD family hydrolase — protein sequence MHFIFDIDGTICFNGHSISPAIQDALSQLEDHGHQIGFASARPYRDILHLLDERFHDRLFVGSNGAMIWHRGALADIVPLPDDTLAQLFELAERHRASCLVDLDWHYHYSGDPAHPFMQLVDPQRRARHVGRDEIRQPVKMLVTECADGEALQQDLDRRADINIHHHSDQQIVDITAAGVDKMSALSRHGIAAAELVCFGNDSNDLSMFAAAGHSVLIGGHPQLLPHATERIERDDGTEQTLIAALDRLGRRFAAG from the coding sequence ATGCACTTCATCTTCGATATCGACGGCACGATCTGCTTCAACGGCCACAGCATCAGCCCGGCCATACAGGACGCGCTGTCCCAGCTGGAAGACCACGGCCATCAGATAGGCTTCGCCTCCGCCCGCCCCTACCGCGACATACTGCACCTGCTGGACGAGCGCTTCCACGACCGCCTGTTCGTCGGCTCCAACGGCGCGATGATCTGGCACCGGGGCGCGCTGGCCGACATCGTTCCGCTGCCGGACGACACGCTGGCGCAGCTGTTCGAGCTGGCCGAACGCCACCGCGCCTCCTGCCTGGTGGATTTGGACTGGCACTACCATTACAGCGGCGACCCGGCGCATCCGTTCATGCAGCTGGTGGACCCGCAGCGCCGCGCCCGCCACGTCGGCCGCGACGAGATCCGCCAGCCGGTCAAGATGCTGGTCACCGAGTGCGCCGACGGCGAGGCGCTGCAGCAGGACCTGGACCGCCGCGCCGACATCAACATCCATCACCATTCCGACCAGCAGATCGTCGACATCACCGCCGCCGGCGTCGACAAGATGAGCGCGCTGTCCCGCCACGGCATCGCCGCCGCGGAGCTGGTCTGCTTCGGCAACGACAGCAATGACTTGTCGATGTTCGCCGCCGCCGGCCACTCGGTGCTGATCGGCGGCCACCCGCAGTTGCTGCCGCACGCGACCGAGCGCATAGAACGCGACGACGGCACCGAACAGACGCTGATCGCGGCGCTGGACCGGCTGGGCCGGCGCTTTGCCGCCGGCTAG
- a CDS encoding GNAT family N-acetyltransferase, producing MPIPPLVPVPQWLPARVPAAEPIAGRAAVLLSLDPERHGPDLYRLFDDGQWEHLPYGPFADARAFCSWLAETTRAGDTLLYVLCAAGSERPLGFFGYRQIQRDHGLIEIGHVNFSAALRRSRLASEGLYLLLNAAFDHGFRRCEWRCDSRNLPSAAAARRLGFQFEGTLRQAMVVKGRNRDTMVFSMLDGEWGRLQPAYRAYLDDANFRPDGGQLRALADFLREAGGA from the coding sequence ATGCCGATCCCGCCTCTCGTCCCGGTGCCGCAGTGGCTGCCGGCCCGTGTGCCGGCGGCTGAGCCGATTGCCGGCCGCGCCGCCGTCCTGCTGTCGCTCGATCCCGAGCGGCACGGTCCCGATCTGTACCGGCTGTTCGACGACGGCCAGTGGGAGCACCTGCCCTATGGCCCGTTTGCTGATGCCCGCGCCTTCTGCTCATGGCTGGCGGAAACGACGCGGGCCGGCGATACGCTCTTGTACGTGCTGTGCGCCGCCGGTTCGGAGCGGCCTCTGGGCTTTTTCGGCTACCGGCAGATCCAGCGGGACCATGGCCTGATCGAGATCGGCCACGTCAATTTCTCCGCCGCGCTGCGGCGCAGCCGGCTGGCCAGCGAGGGACTGTATTTGCTGTTGAATGCCGCCTTCGATCATGGTTTTCGCCGCTGCGAATGGCGCTGCGACTCGCGTAACCTGCCGTCGGCCGCCGCGGCGCGTCGGCTGGGCTTCCAGTTCGAAGGCACGTTGCGCCAGGCCATGGTGGTCAAGGGGCGCAATCGCGACACCATGGTGTTCTCGATGCTGGACGGCGAGTGGGGCCGCTTGCAGCCCGCTTATCGGGCGTATCTGGACGACGCCAATTTCCGGCCGGACGGCGGGCAGCTGCGGGCGCTGGCCGACTTTTTGCGTGAGGCGGGCGGCGCTTAG
- a CDS encoding EamA family transporter, with protein sequence MSSSPIDADGRRRGAGGTLAGAGLALSSMCCVQFGASLSMPVAQSIGVFRATALRLAFAALILLLWRRPSLLPALRREPALVLLGLAMAGMLLGFFAALRTLPQGLTVAVNLLGPLLLAWREDGRRWRWPLLALIGILALSRHGERWVADAAGLAWAALSAACWAAYIVLLRRAGRTGGGGDGVALALPVAALAAAPWVWLDGGAWPQPTALLRLAGLSLLMPALPYLLELEALRRMPAFSFSVLMSLEPAIAVLAGAWLLGQTPTPLQLAGMSLATAACLGALRDG encoded by the coding sequence GTGAGTTCGTCACCTATTGACGCCGACGGCCGGCGGCGCGGCGCCGGCGGGACGCTTGCCGGGGCCGGGCTGGCGCTGTCGTCGATGTGCTGCGTCCAGTTCGGCGCGTCGCTGTCGATGCCGGTCGCGCAGAGCATCGGCGTGTTTCGGGCCACCGCCTTGCGACTGGCCTTCGCCGCGCTGATCCTGCTGCTGTGGCGGCGGCCTTCGCTGCTGCCGGCCTTGAGGCGGGAGCCGGCGCTGGTGCTGCTGGGCCTCGCGATGGCCGGCATGTTGCTGGGATTCTTCGCGGCCCTGCGCACGTTGCCGCAGGGTTTGACGGTGGCCGTCAATCTGCTCGGGCCGCTGCTGCTGGCCTGGCGGGAGGATGGGCGGCGCTGGCGGTGGCCGCTGCTGGCGCTGATCGGCATCCTGGCGCTGTCCCGCCACGGGGAGCGCTGGGTCGCCGATGCGGCCGGCCTGGCCTGGGCGGCGCTGTCGGCCGCGTGCTGGGCCGCGTACATCGTCTTGCTCAGGCGGGCGGGGCGGACAGGCGGGGGAGGCGACGGCGTGGCCCTGGCCTTGCCGGTGGCCGCGCTGGCGGCGGCCCCCTGGGTCTGGCTGGATGGAGGCGCGTGGCCGCAACCGACGGCGCTGCTGCGCTTGGCCGGGCTGTCGCTGCTGATGCCGGCCCTGCCTTATCTGCTGGAGCTCGAGGCCTTGAGGAGGATGCCGGCTTTTTCCTTCAGCGTCCTGATGAGCCTGGAGCCGGCCATCGCGGTGCTGGCCGGCGCCTGGCTGCTGGGCCAGACGCCGACCCCGCTGCAGTTGGCCGGGATGTCGCTGGCGACGGCGGCCTGCCTGGGGGCGCTGCGCGACGGCTAG
- a CDS encoding Kdo hydroxylase family protein — translation MGERIVGVKGGEQGLVKELEAGAVLHVPDFGFVLDAAEQALLTPAIADPKRKNISLEPDNGALHGVLGGDDTQQAVRALISRYQRSAADLLARVLPEYQGRTRAAPTSLRLVRVEDRKTSWRKDDSRLHVDAFPSRPTYGERILRVFCNINPAGEPRVWRVGEPFEDMARKMLPRVPAQWPGSAALLAALKITKRKRSGYDHIMLHLHDAMKADLEYQKGCPQQTVPFAPGGAWICFSDHASHAVMSGQFMLEQTLWLPLEKMDDPAKSPLRQLERLTGRALV, via the coding sequence ATGGGTGAGCGTATCGTCGGCGTCAAAGGCGGAGAGCAGGGACTGGTGAAGGAATTGGAGGCGGGCGCCGTGCTGCACGTGCCCGATTTCGGCTTTGTCCTCGACGCCGCCGAGCAGGCGCTGCTGACCCCGGCCATCGCCGATCCCAAGCGCAAGAACATCAGCCTGGAGCCGGACAACGGCGCGCTGCACGGCGTGCTGGGCGGCGACGACACCCAGCAGGCGGTGCGCGCGCTGATCTCGCGCTACCAGCGCTCGGCGGCCGATCTGCTGGCCCGCGTGCTGCCGGAATACCAGGGCCGGACCCGCGCCGCGCCGACCAGCCTGCGCCTGGTCAGGGTGGAGGATCGCAAGACCTCGTGGCGCAAGGACGACAGCCGGCTGCACGTCGACGCCTTCCCGTCGCGCCCAACCTACGGCGAGCGCATCCTGCGCGTGTTCTGCAACATCAATCCGGCCGGCGAGCCGCGCGTGTGGCGCGTCGGCGAGCCGTTCGAGGACATGGCCAGGAAAATGCTGCCGCGGGTGCCGGCGCAGTGGCCCGGTTCGGCCGCGCTGCTGGCGGCGCTGAAGATCACCAAGCGCAAGCGCAGCGGCTACGACCACATCATGCTGCACCTGCACGACGCGATGAAGGCCGACCTGGAATACCAGAAAGGCTGCCCGCAGCAGACGGTGCCGTTCGCGCCGGGCGGCGCCTGGATCTGCTTCTCCGACCACGCCTCGCACGCGGTGATGTCCGGCCAGTTCATGCTGGAGCAGACGCTGTGGCTGCCGCTGGAGAAGATGGACGATCCGGCCAAGTCGCCGCTGCGGCAGTTGGAGCGGCTGACCGGGCGGGCGCTGGTCTGA
- a CDS encoding glyoxylate/hydroxypyruvate reductase A codes for MILVHTPNPKEVSAYLELFRAALPERHFTSLEQAELADVRHLVAWGLPDGLLARLPRLESLFALGAGVDKLLSRPDLPPGLPVYRLLDGGMAAQMTEYIRYGVLGYQRNMDIYRRQQAAGQWRMLAPRLPADVSVGILGLGEIGAAAARALVHDGYRVSGWSRSPKHLHHVHSLHGESGLDKLLETSDVVACVLPSTPQTRGLLNGEKLSLMRPGAMLINAGRGDLLDQDALLALLGNGHIRCAQLDVFAEEPLPASHPLWRHPAVAVTPHIAAITLRQQAVEQIAAGLRRLAEGGEAEGRVERAQGY; via the coding sequence ATGATCCTCGTACACACCCCGAATCCCAAGGAAGTCTCGGCCTATCTCGAACTATTCCGCGCCGCGCTGCCGGAGCGGCACTTCACCAGTCTGGAGCAAGCCGAGCTGGCCGATGTCCGCCATCTGGTCGCCTGGGGTCTGCCGGACGGCCTGTTGGCCCGCCTGCCGCGGCTGGAATCGTTGTTCGCGCTCGGCGCCGGCGTCGACAAGCTGCTGTCCCGTCCCGACCTGCCGCCGGGCCTGCCGGTCTATCGGCTGCTGGACGGCGGCATGGCCGCCCAGATGACCGAATACATCCGCTACGGCGTGCTCGGCTATCAGCGCAATATGGACATCTACCGCCGCCAGCAGGCGGCCGGCCAGTGGCGGATGCTGGCGCCGCGGCTGCCGGCCGACGTCAGCGTCGGCATACTGGGCCTGGGCGAGATAGGCGCGGCCGCTGCCAGGGCGCTGGTCCACGACGGCTACCGCGTCAGCGGCTGGAGCCGCAGCCCCAAGCACCTGCACCACGTGCACAGCCTGCATGGCGAATCCGGCCTGGACAAACTGCTGGAAACCAGCGACGTGGTGGCCTGCGTGCTGCCGTCGACGCCGCAGACCCGTGGCCTCTTGAACGGCGAGAAGCTGTCGCTGATGCGGCCGGGCGCCATGCTGATCAACGCCGGCCGCGGCGATCTTCTCGACCAGGACGCGCTGCTGGCGCTGCTGGGCAACGGCCACATCCGCTGCGCGCAACTGGACGTGTTCGCCGAGGAGCCGCTGCCGGCCAGCCATCCGCTATGGCGCCACCCGGCGGTGGCCGTCACGCCGCACATCGCCGCCATCACGCTGCGGCAGCAGGCGGTGGAACAGATCGCCGCCGGCCTGCGCCGACTGGCCGAAGGCGGCGAGGCCGAGGGCCGCGTCGAGCGCGCCCAGGGATATTGA
- a CDS encoding GNAT family N-acetyltransferase yields MPSFTLRRADKDDEPLAFRIFSTAMREYVERTWGWDEVRQRQGHRADFRPDLHSIVLVDGQAAGVISVEEHPGHLQLLKLYLLPAFCGQGLGSRLLLAVIAQGQAAGKPVHLRVLRANGPAQAFYAGHGFLVVDETPERIFMRHQAAN; encoded by the coding sequence ATGCCGTCGTTCACGCTACGCCGAGCCGATAAGGACGACGAGCCGCTGGCCTTTCGGATTTTTTCGACCGCGATGCGCGAATACGTCGAACGGACCTGGGGCTGGGATGAAGTCCGTCAACGCCAGGGCCACCGAGCCGACTTCAGGCCGGACCTGCACAGCATCGTGCTGGTCGACGGCCAGGCCGCCGGCGTGATCAGCGTAGAGGAACACCCCGGCCACCTGCAATTGCTCAAGCTCTATCTATTGCCGGCATTCTGCGGGCAGGGCCTGGGTTCGCGGCTGCTGCTCGCCGTCATCGCGCAGGGCCAGGCCGCCGGCAAGCCCGTCCATTTGCGCGTGCTGCGGGCGAACGGGCCGGCCCAGGCCTTCTACGCCGGGCACGGCTTCCTGGTCGTCGATGAAACGCCGGAGAGGATCTTTATGCGGCATCAGGCAGCCAACTGA
- a CDS encoding YdiU family protein: MRIAFDHSYARELPGAWEATQADTPPAPELLYWNAELADKLGLDASQTGEAELARLFSGAELPAGAQPIAQAYAGHQFGGLSPSLGDGRALLLGEVTDRDGARRDIAFKGSGPTPFSRRGDGKAAVGPMLRELIIGEAMQALGIPTTRALAVVATGEPVYRERPQRGAVLTRVAASHLRVGTFQYFAIRGEAEMLQKLADYTIARHYPELAGRDDRHLALLEAVSERQAALIARWMHAGFIHGVMNTDNMALSGETIDYGPCAFMDAHHPDTVFSSIDHQGRYAYGNQPAIAQWNLARLAETLLPLIAPDEPASAVPAATAVIEGFAEHYHEHWLAQARVKLGLNDAQNGDEALAKDWLTLLAAQGVDHTLAWRHLADAAEGRREPLAALFPAPQELEAWLKPWLARLAPRTRRPADIAAAMRRASPLYIPRNHLVEEALQAAAERGDMAPTLALLDALRRPFDERDDLARYAQPAAPEVAEGYRTFCGT, from the coding sequence ATGCGCATCGCCTTCGACCATAGCTACGCCCGCGAACTGCCCGGCGCCTGGGAAGCCACCCAGGCCGACACGCCGCCGGCGCCGGAACTGCTGTACTGGAACGCCGAACTGGCCGACAAGCTGGGCCTGGACGCCAGCCAGACCGGCGAGGCCGAACTGGCGCGGCTGTTCTCCGGCGCCGAGCTGCCCGCCGGCGCGCAGCCCATCGCCCAGGCCTATGCCGGCCACCAGTTCGGCGGCCTGTCGCCGTCGCTGGGCGACGGCCGCGCGCTGCTGCTGGGCGAGGTGACGGACCGCGACGGCGCCCGCCGCGACATCGCCTTCAAGGGCAGCGGCCCGACGCCGTTCTCGCGCCGCGGCGACGGCAAGGCGGCCGTCGGCCCGATGCTGCGCGAGCTGATCATAGGCGAGGCGATGCAGGCGCTGGGCATCCCGACCACCCGCGCGCTGGCGGTGGTGGCCACCGGCGAGCCGGTCTACCGCGAGCGGCCGCAGCGCGGCGCGGTGCTGACCCGCGTCGCCGCCAGCCATCTGCGCGTCGGCACCTTCCAGTACTTCGCCATCCGCGGCGAGGCCGAGATGCTGCAAAAGCTGGCCGACTACACCATCGCCCGCCACTACCCGGAACTGGCCGGCCGCGACGACCGCCATCTGGCGCTGCTGGAGGCCGTGTCGGAACGCCAGGCGGCGCTGATCGCCCGCTGGATGCACGCCGGCTTCATCCACGGCGTGATGAACACCGACAATATGGCGCTGTCCGGCGAAACGATAGACTACGGCCCCTGCGCCTTCATGGACGCCCACCATCCGGACACCGTGTTCAGCTCCATCGACCACCAGGGCCGCTACGCCTACGGCAACCAACCGGCCATCGCCCAGTGGAATCTGGCCCGCCTCGCCGAAACGCTGCTGCCGCTGATCGCGCCGGACGAGCCGGCCTCGGCTGTGCCGGCCGCCACCGCCGTCATCGAGGGCTTCGCCGAACACTACCACGAGCACTGGCTGGCCCAGGCCCGCGTCAAGCTGGGCCTGAACGACGCCCAGAACGGGGACGAGGCGCTGGCCAAGGACTGGCTGACGCTGCTGGCGGCCCAGGGGGTGGACCACACGCTGGCCTGGCGCCATCTGGCCGACGCCGCCGAAGGCCGGCGCGAGCCGCTGGCCGCGCTGTTCCCGGCGCCGCAGGAGCTGGAGGCGTGGCTGAAGCCATGGCTGGCCAGGCTGGCGCCCCGCACCCGTCGCCCGGCCGACATCGCCGCGGCGATGCGCCGCGCCAGCCCGCTCTACATCCCGCGCAACCACCTGGTGGAAGAGGCGCTGCAGGCCGCCGCCGAACGCGGCGACATGGCGCCGACGCTGGCGCTGCTGGACGCGCTGCGCCGGCCGTTCGACGAGCGCGACGATCTGGCGCGCTACGCGCAGCCGGCGGCGCCGGAAGTGGCCGAGGGATACAGGACGTTTTGCGGGACCTGA
- a CDS encoding cupin domain-containing protein, with protein sequence MNDRPPNVVNADAVKETVYRDGEHWGGSYKPLTPVMEQQKGRLGMNLSRLPPGHSGCPFHSHALEDEIFYILSGRGVFRYGDDICEVGPGDCLSCPAGTGIAHQLANPFDEELVYLAAGPNNPNEVCRYPDSGKVMVRSLHQVGYLREAPYMDGESDPPRIFELLRRQASS encoded by the coding sequence ATGAACGACAGACCGCCGAATGTGGTCAACGCCGACGCGGTGAAGGAAACCGTCTACCGCGACGGAGAGCACTGGGGCGGCAGCTACAAGCCGCTGACCCCGGTGATGGAACAGCAGAAAGGCCGGCTGGGCATGAATCTGAGCCGCCTGCCGCCGGGGCACTCCGGCTGTCCCTTCCACAGCCACGCGCTGGAGGACGAGATTTTCTACATCCTGTCCGGCCGCGGCGTGTTCCGCTACGGCGACGACATCTGCGAAGTCGGCCCCGGCGACTGCCTGTCCTGTCCGGCCGGCACCGGCATCGCCCATCAGCTGGCCAATCCCTTCGACGAAGAACTGGTCTATCTCGCCGCGGGTCCGAACAATCCCAATGAAGTGTGCCGCTACCCGGACAGCGGCAAGGTGATGGTGCGCAGCCTGCACCAGGTCGGCTATCTGCGCGAGGCCCCGTATATGGATGGCGAATCGGATCCGCCCAGGATCTTCGAGCTGCTGCGGCGGCAGGCCTCGTCCTGA
- a CDS encoding GNAT family N-acetyltransferase: MSATIRFDSLGPDDFAAVAELAGAIWHRHFIDMISREQIAYMLAGRYTSEKLGRYLGAPDRWFRLLRVDGGLCGYCSYALSPQPGEMKLEQLYLLEARRGQGLGGRMMAEVEAAARAGGCDTLMLTVNRYNAGAIAVYEKRGFSVREEVVADIGNGFVMDDYVMEKRLDPA, encoded by the coding sequence GTGAGCGCAACGATACGTTTCGACAGCCTGGGCCCGGACGACTTCGCCGCCGTGGCCGAACTGGCCGGCGCGATCTGGCACCGGCACTTCATCGACATGATCTCGCGCGAGCAGATCGCCTACATGCTGGCCGGCCGCTACACGTCGGAAAAGCTGGGCCGCTATCTGGGCGCGCCGGATCGCTGGTTCCGGCTGCTGCGGGTGGACGGCGGGCTGTGCGGCTATTGCAGCTATGCGCTGAGCCCGCAGCCCGGCGAGATGAAGCTGGAGCAGCTGTATCTATTGGAGGCGCGGCGGGGCCAGGGCCTGGGCGGCCGGATGATGGCCGAAGTGGAGGCCGCCGCCCGCGCCGGCGGCTGCGACACGCTGATGCTGACCGTCAACCGCTACAACGCCGGCGCCATCGCCGTGTATGAGAAGCGCGGCTTCTCCGTGCGGGAGGAAGTGGTGGCCGACATCGGCAACGGCTTCGTGATGGATGACTATGTGATGGAAAAGCGGCTGGACCCGGCTTGA
- a CDS encoding HD-GYP domain-containing protein → MAATLQLSQLISALSYALDITEGQPEGHCVRSCWIGMRIGRAIGLEAQALWDLYYTILLKDLGCSSNAARISELYLADDRRFKQDFKLVGPGLPQVLGFVFSSTGTHAGGWRRRAESILNVLRNGKEIADELIHTRCHRGADIARQLRFNENVACGIQSLDEHWDGSGRPLGLSGDAIPLNARIALLAQVADVFHATHDRHAAREQARLRAGCWFDPALTQAFLDAADDEAFWRQLEADDVEQAVLALEPAQCAVPLDEDYMDQIAEGFGLVVDSKSPFTAGHSQRVGYYTDRIAMRMGVDPARRRWLRRAALLHDVGKLGVSNTILDKPGPLNAREWEAVKLHASYTEAILGRISSFAELACVAGAHHERLDGQGYPRGLSAESITMETRIITTADIFDAIHAERPYHPPTPVSQTLELMRRSLGWAIDPACFAALEHVLDVESAAE, encoded by the coding sequence ATGGCCGCCACCCTGCAACTGTCGCAGCTGATCAGCGCGCTCAGCTACGCGCTGGACATCACCGAGGGCCAGCCGGAGGGACATTGCGTGCGCAGCTGCTGGATAGGCATGCGCATCGGCCGCGCCATCGGGCTGGAAGCGCAGGCGCTGTGGGATCTTTACTACACCATCCTGCTGAAGGATCTCGGCTGCAGCAGCAACGCCGCCCGCATCAGCGAGCTGTATCTGGCCGACGACCGCCGCTTCAAGCAGGATTTCAAGCTGGTGGGCCCGGGCCTGCCGCAGGTGCTGGGTTTCGTGTTTTCCAGCACCGGCACCCATGCCGGGGGCTGGCGACGGCGCGCCGAGTCCATCCTGAACGTGCTGCGCAACGGCAAGGAAATCGCAGACGAGTTGATCCACACCCGTTGCCACCGCGGCGCCGACATCGCCCGCCAACTGCGCTTCAATGAAAACGTCGCCTGCGGCATCCAGAGCCTGGACGAGCACTGGGACGGTTCGGGCCGGCCGCTGGGCCTCAGCGGCGACGCCATTCCGCTGAACGCCCGCATCGCGCTCCTGGCCCAGGTGGCGGACGTGTTTCACGCCACCCACGACCGGCACGCCGCGCGCGAGCAGGCGCGCCTGCGCGCCGGCTGCTGGTTCGATCCGGCGCTGACGCAGGCCTTTCTGGACGCGGCCGACGACGAGGCTTTCTGGCGGCAGCTGGAGGCCGACGACGTCGAGCAGGCGGTGCTGGCGCTGGAGCCGGCCCAGTGCGCGGTGCCGCTGGACGAGGATTACATGGATCAGATCGCCGAGGGCTTCGGCCTGGTCGTCGACTCCAAGAGCCCGTTCACCGCCGGCCACAGCCAGCGCGTCGGCTACTACACCGACCGCATCGCCATGCGGATGGGCGTCGATCCGGCGCGCCGCCGCTGGCTGCGCCGCGCCGCGCTGTTGCACGACGTCGGCAAGCTGGGCGTCAGCAACACCATACTGGACAAACCCGGCCCGCTGAACGCCCGCGAGTGGGAGGCGGTGAAGCTGCACGCCAGCTACACCGAGGCGATCCTGGGCCGGATCTCGTCATTCGCCGAGCTGGCCTGCGTCGCCGGCGCCCACCACGAGCGGCTGGACGGCCAGGGCTATCCGCGCGGCCTGTCGGCCGAGTCCATCACGATGGAAACCCGCATCATCACCACCGCCGACATTTTCGACGCCATCCACGCCGAACGCCCCTATCATCCGCCGACCCCGGTCTCGCAGACGCTGGAACTGATGCGCCGCAGCCTGGGATGGGCGATAGACCCGGCCTGTTTCGCGGCGCTGGAACATGTGCTGGATGTCGAGAGCGCCGCGGAATGA
- a CDS encoding YgiQ family radical SAM protein has protein sequence MTTPQAAAKPIDSYRKYWASRFGTAPFLPMTRAEMDQLGWDTCDIILVTGDCYIDHPSFGMALVGRLLEAQGFRVGIIAQPDWHSADAFRELGKPNLFFGVTAGNMDSMINRYTADRRARSDDAYTPNAEPNKRPDRAVTVYAQRCREAYPGIGVMIGSIEASLRRIAHFDYWSDKVRPSVLVNSKADILLYGNAERALVEIAHRASRGEKLSEMRDIRGTAFIVPHGWRPDDEWQEMDSSVVDIPGRVDPHLNPYQEIPEQAAEATKDIDPSKPQVIRIESREERLAKRRAERAKTVIRIPAYEAVAHDPVLYAHASRTLHLESNPGNARALVQTHGERDVWLTPPPIPLTTEEMDLVYGLPYARNPHPAYGDAHIPAWEMIKYSVNIMRGCFGGCTFCSITEHEGRIIQSRSEESILHEIEEIRDKTPGFTGHISDLGGPTANMYRLSCKDPKIESSCRKLSCVFPDICENLNTDHSHLIQLYRKARALPGVKKINIQSGLRYDLAVRSPEYIKELVQHHVGGYLKIAPEHTEDGPLSKMMKPGMGAYDKFKELFERFSRQAGKEQYLIPYFIAAHPGTSDEDMMNLALWLKKNNFRLDQVQTFTPTPMAMATTMWHTRRNPLKRLSRSSEKVDVVRDGYRRKLHKAFLRYHHPDNWQIIHDALIQMGRSDLIGHSKHCLIPPTPPGDKAAAVRHKMGAPMNRGKATGTRQAPQGQRGKPAAVGARGQGGQGGKAPAGRGPAKPGNKSGRSR, from the coding sequence ATGACTACTCCGCAAGCCGCCGCCAAGCCAATCGATTCCTACCGCAAGTACTGGGCCAGCCGTTTCGGCACCGCCCCGTTCCTGCCGATGACCCGCGCCGAAATGGACCAGCTGGGCTGGGACACCTGCGACATCATCCTGGTCACCGGGGATTGCTATATCGACCATCCGAGCTTCGGCATGGCCCTGGTCGGCCGCTTGCTGGAAGCCCAGGGCTTCCGCGTCGGCATCATCGCCCAGCCAGACTGGCACAGCGCGGACGCCTTCCGCGAACTGGGCAAACCGAATCTGTTCTTCGGCGTCACCGCCGGCAATATGGATTCGATGATCAACCGCTACACCGCCGACCGCCGCGCGCGCTCCGATGACGCCTACACGCCGAACGCCGAGCCAAACAAGCGTCCGGACCGCGCCGTCACCGTCTACGCCCAGCGCTGCCGCGAAGCCTATCCCGGCATCGGCGTGATGATAGGCTCGATCGAGGCCAGCTTGCGCCGCATCGCCCACTTCGACTACTGGAGCGACAAGGTGCGCCCGTCGGTGCTGGTCAACTCCAAGGCCGACATCCTGCTGTACGGCAACGCCGAGCGCGCGCTGGTGGAAATCGCCCACCGCGCCTCGCGCGGCGAGAAGCTGTCCGAGATGCGCGACATCCGCGGCACCGCCTTCATCGTGCCGCACGGCTGGCGGCCGGACGACGAATGGCAGGAGATGGACTCCAGCGTGGTGGACATCCCGGGCCGCGTCGATCCGCACCTGAACCCCTACCAGGAAATCCCGGAGCAGGCGGCCGAGGCCACCAAGGACATCGACCCGTCCAAGCCGCAGGTGATCCGCATCGAATCGCGCGAGGAACGCCTGGCCAAGCGCCGCGCCGAGCGCGCCAAGACCGTGATCCGCATCCCGGCCTACGAGGCCGTCGCCCACGATCCGGTGCTGTACGCCCACGCCAGCCGCACGCTGCACCTGGAATCCAACCCCGGCAACGCCCGCGCGCTGGTGCAGACGCACGGCGAGCGCGACGTGTGGCTGACCCCGCCGCCGATCCCGCTCACCACCGAGGAAATGGATCTCGTCTACGGCCTGCCGTACGCGCGCAACCCGCACCCGGCCTACGGCGACGCCCACATCCCGGCCTGGGAGATGATCAAGTACTCGGTCAACATCATGCGCGGCTGCTTCGGCGGCTGCACCTTCTGCTCGATCACCGAGCACGAGGGCCGCATCATCCAGAGCCGTTCGGAAGAGTCCATCCTGCACGAGATCGAGGAGATCCGCGACAAGACGCCGGGCTTCACCGGCCACATCTCCGACCTGGGCGGCCCGACGGCGAACATGTATCGCCTCAGCTGCAAAGACCCGAAGATCGAGTCGTCCTGTAGAAAGCTGTCCTGCGTGTTCCCGGACATCTGCGAGAACCTGAACACCGACCACAGCCATCTGATCCAGCTGTACCGCAAGGCGCGCGCGCTGCCGGGCGTCAAGAAGATCAACATCCAGTCCGGCCTGCGCTACGACCTGGCCGTGCGCTCGCCCGAGTACATCAAGGAATTGGTGCAGCACCATGTCGGCGGCTATCTGAAGATCGCCCCGGAGCACACCGAGGACGGCCCGCTGTCCAAGATGATGAAGCCGGGCATGGGCGCCTACGACAAGTTCAAGGAGCTGTTCGAGCGCTTCAGCCGCCAGGCCGGCAAGGAACAGTACCTGATCCCCTACTTCATCGCCGCCCACCCGGGCACCAGCGACGAGGACATGATGAATCTGGCGCTGTGGCTGAAGAAGAACAACTTCCGCCTGGACCAGGTGCAGACCTTCACGCCGACGCCGATGGCGATGGCCACGACGATGTGGCACACGCGCCGCAATCCGCTGAAGCGCCTGTCGCGCAGCTCGGAAAAGGTGGACGTGGTGCGCGACGGCTACCGCCGCAAGCTGCACAAGGCCTTCCTGCGCTACCACCATCCGGACAACTGGCAGATCATCCACGACGCGCTGATCCAGATGGGCCGCAGCGACCTGATCGGCCACAGCAAGCACTGCCTGATTCCGCCGACGCCGCCGGGCGACAAGGCCGCCGCGGTGCGCCACAAGATGGGCGCGCCGATGAACCGCGGCAAGGCCACCGGCACCCGCCAGGCGCCGCAGGGCCAGCGCGGCAAGCCGGCGGCCGTCGGCGCGCGCGGCCAGGGCGGCCAGGGCGGCAAGGCCCCGGCCGGACGCGGCCCGGCCAAGCCGGGCAACAAGAGCGGCCGCAGCCGCTGA